A single window of Mycosarcoma maydis chromosome 1, whole genome shotgun sequence DNA harbors:
- a CDS encoding uncharacterized protein (related to AFG1 - ATPase family gene) produces the protein MSAVHRSVRTSLPCLAQPARQVGGRRLALASSRHSPLATRQAPGIHAACIACSSMPISTRSPPTSIIARRYASNSSALQSGTHASKTKASTPIQRYDQLVQTGVLRDDAHQRKIIKVLQSLHDQLKTYKQADVPDPEEHLEASKGLFSWLPFGKGANAQEVPAISDEIPKGLYLYGDVGTGKSMLMDLFYDTLPSNITSKRRIHFHQFMIEAHKRAHFYKSKTHKPSGIVMMMSSGSSSSASSAGGAASAGEESDAIEAVAREMARNHSVLCFDEFQVTDIADAMILRGLLERMLAYGVVMVMTSNRHPDELYKNGIQRQSFLPCIDLLKSRLGVTDLNSGTDYRKVPRALSKVYFSPLDDANTREFDKLFDAMTSDPHDPVVEKRPLKIWGRTLQVPRSTQRVARFTFDELCGRPRSAADYIEICNNFSTIFIDDIPKMGLNQRDLARRFITFIDAAYESKTKLLASSEVPILQIFSGDAGDAKPTADQMRALMDDLGLTMDDLGGSPIFTGDEELFAFARVISRLTEMGSRQYAETASIAGTEAPPEY, from the coding sequence ATGAGCGCAGTGCACCGCTCCGTCCGAACATCGCTGCCTTGCCTCGCCCAACCGGCGCGACAGGTGGGTGGTCGAcgtcttgcccttgccTCGTCACGCCATTCACCACTAGCTACACGGCAGGCACCTGGCATTCACGCCGCCTGTATAGCGTGCTCTTCCATGCCAATTTCGACCCGATCTCCCCCCACAAGCATCATAGCTAGACGTTATGCGTCCAACTCGTCTGCTTTGCAATCTGGCACCCACGCTAGCAAGACCAAAGCTTCCACCCCCATCCAGCGATACGATCAACTCGTCCAAACCGGCGTGCTGCGCGACGACGCCCACCAGCGCAAAATTATAAAGGTACTCCAATCGCTGCACGACCAACTCAAGACTTATAAGCAGGCTGACGTACCAGATCCTGAAGAGCACTTAGAAGCATCCAAAGGCTTGTTCTCCTGGCTTCCATTCGGCAAAGGGGCGAATGCACAGGAGGTTCCTGCCATCTCCGACGAGATTCCCAAGGGTCTGTATTTGTATGGTGATGTTGGAACTGGCAAGAGCATGCTCATGGACTTGTTTTATGACACGCTTCCCAGCAACATCACTTCCAAACGTCGGATTCATTTCCATCAATTCATGATCGAGGCGCACAAGCGGGCTCACTTTTACAAGTCGAAAACACACAAACCCTCGGGAATCGTCATGATGATGTCCTCCGgctcgtcctcttccgcttctTCTGCCGGGGGAGCGGCCAGCGCTGGAGAGGAAAGCGACGCGATCGAAGCCGTGGCCCGCGAGATGGCGCGCAATCACTCCGTCCTATGCTTCGACGAATTCCAGGTAACCGACATTGCCGACGCCATGATCCTGCGCGGGCTACTCGAACGAATGCTTGCTTATGGTGTTGTGATGGTCATGACTTCCAATCGACACCCTGACGAGCTCTACAAAAATGGGATTCAACGACAATCCTTCTTACCCTGcatcgatctgctcaaaTCTCGTCTTGGCGTTACCGATCTCAACTCTGGCACTGATTATCGAAAAGTTCCCCGCGCTCTGTCCAAAGTGTACTTTTCGCCGTTGGATGATGCAAACACGCGAGAGTTTGACAAGCTCTTTGATGCGATGACGTCGGATCCGCACGATCcggtggtggagaagcGACCGCTGAAGATTTGGGGACGAACGCTCCAGGTTCCTCGCTCTACACAACGAGTGGCTCGATTCACCTTTGATGAGTTGTGCGGACGGCCCCGCTCGGCCGCCGACTACATCGAAATCTGCAACAATTTTTCCACCATCTTTATCGACGACATTCCCAAGATGGGGCTGAACCAACGAGATCTCGCACGAAGGTTCATCACGTTTATCGATGCAGCGTACGAGAGTAAGACCAAGTTGCTTGCTTCGAGCGAAGTACCGATCCTGCAAATTTTCAGTGGCGACGCTGGCGATGCCAAACCTACAGCGGACCAAATGAGGGCGTTGATGGACGATCTCGGATTGACCATGGACGATCTTGGAGGATCACCCATTTTCACCGGTGATGAAGAGCTGTTTGCTTTCGCAAGAGTCATTTCGAGACTCACAGAGATGGGTTCCAGACAGTATGCTGAGACTGCAAGCATTGCCGGAACTGAGGCTCCTCCCGAGTATTAG
- a CDS encoding uncharacterized protein (related to TNA1 - High affinity nicotinic acid plasma membrane permease), which yields MSEFTHASTPPSGKAGSVREAHEVTNTDLIVVETTSHGEVRYTRTEERRLVRKIDVVVVPILLVLFLLGFLDRSNIGNAKLDGLVEDINLRDYSTALTLFFVGYVVGEVPANIVLKKTSPPLWLPTLTLVWGIITVVQGLVHNQAGLFAVRFFLGLSESGVFPGSVFVFSMFYPRQERHYRVALLFSGAAFSGAFGGILAYGIGYMRGVGGKAGWSWILIIEGLLTIVVALAAYKIVPHYPLRSRSFSDREKAIIAARMQADRDSLDEESFSWDGVKQAFTDPYVYLYGLLFHGYAFALYTISLFMPTIINDLGFSAANAQLLTVPPYFLAFVFTMGIAHISFVVNRRLVFIIGCAVLSIVGYVVQITSPTVAGRYVAIFITTPGVYAGNALLLSLPSENVSSQTKRATALAMQIAFGNMGSIVGVQLYRRPLGGLRNPHYHISHGLSIVWLGFGIGAASALWFLLSRENQRRDALQVSRENDKSQEETDEERKRLGDRRLDWRYHV from the coding sequence ATGAGCGAGTTCACGCATGCTTCGACGCCACCGTCCGGCAAGGCAGGGTCCGTGAGGGAAGCGCATGAAGTGACAAACACCGATTTGATTGTTGTCGAGACAACCTCTCACGGTGAGGTTCGATACACCCGTACGGAAGAACGCCGTTTAGtgcgcaagatcgacgtcgtcgtcgtcccCATTCTCCTTGTACTCTTTCTCCTAGGTTTTCTCGATCGAAGCAATATTGGCAACGCAAAGCTCGACGGCCTGGTCGAAGACATCAACCTGCGAGACTACTCGACTGCCCTTACACTCTTCTTTGTCGGCTACGTCGTCGGCGAGGTACCCGCCAACATTGTTCTCAAAAAGACATCACCACCATTATGGCTGCCGACGCTGACGCTCGTCTGGGGTATCATCACTGTGGTGCAAGGTCTCGTCCACAATCAAGCAGGCCTGTTTGCCGTTCGCTTCTTTCTCGGTCTAAGTGAAAGTGGCGTATTCCCAGGCTCGGTCTTTGTTTTCAGCATGTTTTACCCCCGACAGGAACGACACTATCGCGTCGCGCTGCTCTTTTCCGGTGCTGCCTTTTCGGGCGCCTTTGGAGGTATTCTGGCCTACGGTATCGGATACATGCGTGGAGTTGGTGGCAAGGCCGGGTGGTCCTGGATTCTGATTATTGAGGGTTTGCTTACTATTGTCGTAGCGCTAGCTGCCTACAAGATTGTACCACATTACCCCTTGAGGTCTCGCTCGTTTTCGGATCGCGAAAAGGCCATAATCGCCGCAAGAATGCAAGCGGATCGCGACTCTTTGGATGAGGAGTCATTCTCGTGGGACGGCGTCAAACAAGCCTTCACAGATCCTTATGTATATCTCTACGGACTTCTCTTCCACGGCTACGCCTTCGCACTATacaccatctcgctctTTATGCCGACCATCATCAATGATCTTGGCTTTTCCGCAGCCAACGCCCAGCTGCTCACAGTGCCACCGTACTTCCTCGCCTTCGTTTTCACCATGGGCATCGCCCACATTTCGTTTGTGGTCAACCGTAGGCTCGTCTTTATCATCGGCTGCGCAGTCCTTTCCATCGTAGGCTATGTTGTTCAAATCACTTCGCCAACCGTAGCAGGACGATACGTGGCTATCTTCATCACCACGCCTGGCGTATACGCTGGGAACGCACTGTTACTATCGCTGCCCTCCGAAAACGTCTCTAGTCAGACGAAACGAGCCACAGCTCTTGCGATGCAGATCGCGTTTGGTAACATGGGTAGCATTGTCGGTGTACAGCTGTACCGCCGTCCGCTGGGTGGACTCAGGAATCCCCACTACCACATCAGCCACGGCTTGAGCATCGTCTGGCTCGGTTTTGGTATCGGAGCCGCTTCCGCCCTTTGGTTCCTTCTTAGCCGTGAGAACCAACGTAGAGATGCGCTGCAAGTCAGTCGGGAGAACGATAAGAGCCAAGAAGAGACTGACGAGGAGCGCAAACGGCTCGGTGATCGCCGTCTCGATTGGAGATACCATGTTTGA
- a CDS encoding carboxylesterase-mitochondrial 37S ribosomal protein YmS2 (related to protein phosphatase methylesterase 1) — MSGLQRSFVKSKLSKLPPIPPFSEADEEGQEHQDPDSNAASRLSKRRQQTDAFAPRTAEGCFEEALEVNVPLASGSASFRVYYTPPRPKPPTLSRSSHQAALGPPHNLGINVESPTLPTLKPGIGSSTDECDEEEQESCHLSKQSTASSQGTLFVLHHGAGFSALSYALTAAEITRISRGEVGVLAYDCRGHGRTRMFGVRSNPLDMSIDVLCSDLTSLLLTMFPEMDQMPSLVLVGHSMGGSVVVSAAHALSAKGFSRLSGVAVLDVVEGTAMDALSVMRSVVLGHPSGFDSVEAAIRWHVDSKTIANLDSARISVPPLIEPDPAFSCANTSANEEKDEQQEVLDDDASSETAQPSNHQYAYRWRADLLATEPYWSSWFRGLSSRFLTVRTARLLLLAGTDRLDRELMIGQMQGKYQLEVIADVGHSLHEDAPDRTARILVDFWRRNERIHLPLKHIKKVGEA; from the coding sequence ATGTCAGGTCTACAGCGCTCTTTTGTCAAGAGCAAGCTCTCCAAGCTTCCGCCGATCCCGCCATTCTCTGAGGCGGACGAAGAAGGTCAAGAGCATCAGGATCCTGATTCAAATGCGGCATCTCGACTTTCCAAGCGCCGACAGCAGACAGATGCCTTCGCTCCACGCACAGCGGAAGGATGTTTCGAGGAAGCCCTCGAGGTCAACGTTCCACTCGCTTCTGGCTCTGCCTCCTTCCGCGTCTACTACACTCCTCCGCGTCCAAAGCCACCGACGCTATCCAGATCGTCCCATCAAGCCGCACTTGGACCTCCGCACAATCTCGGCATCAATGTCGAGTCCCCCACCTTACCAACATTGAAACCTGGCATCGGGTCTTCCACGGATGAATGcgatgaagaagagcaagaaagcTGTCACCTATCGAAGCAAAGTACCGCGTCAAGCCAAGGAACCCTTTTCGTCCTCCATCACGGAGCAGGCTTCAGTGCTCTTTCTTACGCCTTAACTGCGGCCGAAATCACACGGATCAGCCGAGGTGAAGTTGGCGTGCTCGCATACGACTGTCGTGGTCATGGACGAACACGCATGTTCGGTGTGAGGTCAAACCCTCTGGACATGTCAATTGATGTCCTTTGCTCGGATTTGACCTCGCTCTTATTGACCATGTTTCCCGAGATGGATCAGATGCCGTCGCTTGTTCTCGTCGGTCATTCGATGGGCGGATCCGTGGTCGTATCAGCTGCACACGCACTTTCAGCGAAAGGGTTCAGTCGCTTGTCGGGGGTTGCAGTACTGGATGTTGTGGAGGGCACTGCAATGGACGCGCTCAGTGTGATGCGAAGCGTGGTGCTTGGCCACCCTTCAGGATTCGACTCGGTCGAAGCAGCGATTCGATGGCATGTGGATAGCAAGACTATCGCAAATCTCGACAGCGCGCGTATCAGCGTTCCGCCCTTGATTGAGCCCGATCCTGCCTTTTCTTGCGCCAACACATCGGCAAATGAAGAGAaggacgagcagcaagaagtTCTAGATGACGACGCCTCGTCGGAAACCGCGCAGCCTAGTAACCACCAGTACGCCTACCGATGGCGAGCTGATCTGTTGGCCACCGAGCCATACTGGTCGAGCTGGTTCCGGGGTCTCTCCTCGCGCTTCTTAACGGTGAGAACGGcgcgtctgctgctgctggctggcACAGATCGCCTTGACCGAGAGCTCATGATTGGCCAGATGCAGGGCAAGTATCAGCTCGAAGTGATTGCCGACGTGGGACATTCGTTGCATGAAGACGCACCCGACCGCACAGCGCGTATCCTGGTCGATTTTTGGCGCCGAAACGAGCGTATACACCTTCCACTCAAGCATATTAAGAAAGTGGGCGAGGCGTAG